A window from Toxoplasma gondii ME49 chromosome IX, whole genome shotgun sequence encodes these proteins:
- a CDS encoding Na+/H+ exchanger NHE3 (encoded by transcript TGME49_305180~Product name based on PMID:21501607.~Predicted trans-membrane domain (TMHMM2.0):722-745:757-777:791-814:820-843:857-880:922-945:970-993:1012-1035:1044-1067:1116-1139), which translates to MGEKGALGEVEARGVAFPSFADELTREKRRKCLDNSGKDIFAALPDEPQQAASEECLSFTKRKTGKEDPVPRGPLCGSSLGCTYSGREPSSSGRCHLSPQESSQDGEKLKEAANIPWRRLSGFKLGDGGGARFSPSVCPSAACSSSASLLSRSTVLRGSSLSPHSLPSSFLAVSLSSFFPPKRSSSPLTPSSSSDSSLSSTSLILSGPSSLPLCFPSSSRLPSCFSVSPFSVSVALLACVSPAPHAPAVSHCRYTKRQTGGKAAGEEHGARLTRVSFLRYFRFPWRFLSWVRKAAERKGRVEGRATAVSKTRQIKRGFCRSLCVSGTLWLFVLFHLLSVVCEGVPRSETDHRGLPLETKKLAADSAPSLPRAHLPLPSPLAESSRHRRLASESSSSSSPSPSSSSSPSSSSSPSPSSPSSSSSPSSSPSSPSSSSSPSPSSPSSSRSSSPSLGSRAMSFLLGRGSENAQKTEDQKGDSVSPSSPSPSPTAAALDAPLLAGVSSGASETVSSSGAKGEASGAQNDPAKTETAATRPEPESASTSASPPTRSPAASTEGTPSSALDHPDGEKDEAGGAEREEGEKGSKSREEPPPPVFRVSSTSPSNAAVFVPAVFQQNSGEGNHVTLTIPLEVLPSLAAAGETAAPHPEEKLASQGSDKERLALSSLQWLPARESGAREGEASLHHMGEKRRRGALAQMGASGEEVPETSPASLEELSSNEREMVLSAGLLTLLLVLSVSLVLSHVSRKCHLRWLQMPVAATLLGLLVGAVLKFGLKVQGPILGSVLAMNEDVFFVMLLPPIIFEGGLSLSEGSLSGPFMRNFGAIMWLACFCTILSFCWVGTLMFFGGVLGLSMFLTVRQAFAFGALISSTDPVSVLALFKELHAKKLIHVLVFGESLLNDAISIVLYRTIASEDTASVGSAILAFFLTFFVSLVIGLAVGLFCALTYKYMDLHKEENQTLESALLLLFPWMAYLVADGLGYSGIVAICFCGVTIGKYAVPNLSTSARTASRSVFNSFSLLAETVVFAFLGLAVFSFDQPLHDELAVGLYVLGFVATFSARAVSVFVTCTLINLFRTNAKITPQQQLALVLCGLRGAIAFALSERARRDFGGKEGAALLSLTLFLALFTILVLGPSLVFILDRLGIFEKHVPHRSSSSLEGGRVGRLDSDVELIRTSSQSTADFSLPDFSSARRRDRMRRQSREEDSDVDDMTRGTCGGLKRLLLHLDRRFMIPLLTHSDSRHGVSARFAGARFPSFFRDLQRESVSSSSASSSSVFSSFPGLSKSKTSPGSAPSPSSRDSRRGLFTSPAYMRVPTFASASSLPGFPGEKRESGLSWDDLRRSLGVHTPEGLRRQQGEGGAREVAMTALPLKGRQAPGLRAEASGETEERRPSGKVSARCEAKGGDTDDEDAPRFRAPGLERDEMRGRERREDERSREGSCGRGERETGVEDPFTEEDFDDVRVALPDALRASALLSDSENQEFHSEEESWTERIESFSATPESLPVVVGRGGMRGDRRRDSISEEMRDRVPEKAGAQGFELQNGWQPNGHQNGVERETDARETIVGKRQVL; encoded by the exons ATGGGGGAAAAAGGAGCGTTGGGCGAAGTCGAGGCGCGTGGAGTggcttttccttccttcgctgACGAActcacgagagagaagagacgaaaatgTCTTGACAACAGCGGGAAAGACATCTTCGCCGCACTCCCAGATGAGCCTCAACAGGCAGCGAGCGAagagtgtctctccttcacaAAACGCAAGACTGGAAAAGAGGATCCAGTGCCTCGAGGGCCGCTCTGCGGATCTTcgctcgggtgtacatacagcggAAGAGAGCCGTCCTCTTCCGGGAGGTGTCATCTATCACCCCAGGAGAGCTCAcaagatggagagaagctgaaggaaGCTGCCAATATACCGTGGAGACGTCTTTCTGGATTTAAACTAGGCGATGGTGGCGGAGcccgcttttctccttctgtgtgTCCTTCCGCGGcctgttcgtcttctgcttctcttttgtcgCGTTCGACTGTTCTGCGAgggtcttcgctctctcctcactcccttccgtcttcgtttctcgctgtctcgttgtcttccttctttcctccgaaacggtcttcctctcctctaACCCCGTCCTCGTCAagcgactcttctctctcttccacctctTTAATCCTCTCAGGTccatcttctctccctttgtgttttccttcttcttcccgtcttccttcgtgtttttctgtttcccccTTCTCGGTTTCCGTTGCTCTTCTTGCCTGTGTCTCCCCTGCTCCGCATgcgcctgctgtctctcACTGTAGGTACACCAAGCGTCAAACGGGAGGAAAGGCGGCAGGGGAGGAACACGGCGCGCGGTTAACTCGCGTCTCGTTTTTGCGGTATTTTCGTTTTCCATGGCGTTTCTTGTCGTGGGTTCgaaaggcggcagagaggaaaggcagagtGGAAGGCAGGGCGACAGCTGTGTCGAAGACGAGGCAAATCAAGCGTggtttctgtcgctctctgtgtgtttccgGAACACTCTGGctgttcgttctcttccaccTGCTGTCTGTAGTGTGCGAAGGAGTTCCACGATCAGAAACCGACCATCGAGGTCTTCCTCTTGAAACAAAGAAACTCGCGGCAGACTCTGCACCGAGTCTTCCGCGTgctcatcttcctcttccttcgcctctcgctgaATCCTCTCGCCACCGAAGACTCGCTTCAgagtcctcttcttcctcctctccttctccttcctcttcttcctctccctcctcttcttcctctccttctccttcctctccctcctcttcttcctctccttcttcctctccttcctctccttcctcttcttcctctccttctccttcctctccttcttcttcccgttcttcttctccgtcgcttgGAAGTCGAGCGATGTCGTTTTTGCTGGGACGAGGCTCGGAAAACGcgcaaaagacagaagaccagaaaggagacagcgtgtctccttcctcgccgagTCCTTCTCCAACTGCGGCGGCGCTGGATGCACCACTCCTCGCAGGTGTGTCTTCGGGAGCCTCGGAGacggtctcttcttccggcgCGAAGGGCGAGGCGTCTGGCGCCCAGAACGATCCggcgaaaacggagacagccgcgACGCGTCCGGAACCGGAGTCTGCCTCCACCTCCGCGAGTCCGCCAACGCGTTCTCCCGCGGCTAGCACTGAGGGGactccttcttccgctttgGACCATCCGGATGGTgagaaggacgaggcgggaggcgccgagcgcgaggagggggagaaaggctcgaagtcgcgagaagagccgccgcctccagtgTTTCGGGTGAGTTCGACGTCTCCGTCCAACGCGGCTGTCTTCGTCCCGGCGGTGTTTCAGCAGAACAGTGGGGAGGGGAATCATGTGACTCTGACGATTCCACTCGAAGTGCTCCCGTCGCTCGCCGCTGCCGGCGAGACTGCGGCGCCGCATCCCGAGGAGAAGCTCGCGTCTCAGGGCTCCGACAAGGAGAGACTGGCGCTGTCTTCACTCCAGTGGCTTCCGGCGCGCGAGTCTGGAGCACGCGAGGGCGAGGCCTCTCTCCATCACATgggggagaagcggagacgcggGGCGCTTGCGCAGATGGGAGCCTCCGGCGAGGAGGTGCCAGAGACCTCGCCGGCGTCGCTTGAGGAGCTGAGCAGCAACGAACGCGAGATGGTTCTGAGTGCTGGTCTCCTCacgcttctcctcgtcctctccgtctccctcgtcctctctcacGTCTCGAGAAAGTGCCACCTTCGCTGGCTGCAGATGCCTGTCGCGGCGACGCTCCTCGGTCTCCTCGTCGGAGCCGTGCTAAAGTTCGGCCTCAAAGTGCAAGGTCCGATCCTCGGCAGCGTCCTCGCCATGAACGAggacgtcttcttcgtcatgCTCCTCCCGCCGATCATCTTCGAAGG AGGTCTTAGTCTGTCCGAGGGCTCGCTGTCGGGACCGTTCATGCGGAACTTCGGCGCGATTATGTGGCTTGCGTGCTTCTGCAcgattctctctttctgctgggTCGGGACGCTGATGTTCTTCGGCGGAGTCCTCGGCCTGTCGATGTTCCTCACCGTCCGCCAggccttcgccttcggcgCCCTCATCAGCAGCACCGACCCCGTCTCCGTCCTGGCCCTCTTcaaggaactgcatgcgaagaaacTCATCCATGTCCTC GTTTTCGGTGAGAGTCTGTTGAACGACGCGATTTCGATCGTTCTGTATCGCACGATCGCGAGCGAAGACACTGCAAGCGTCGGCTCGGCGAtcctcgcgttcttcctcaccttcttcgtctcgctggTCATTGGACTCGCCGTCGGACTCTTTTGCGCTCTG ACGTACAAATACATGGATCTGCACAAGGAAGAAAATCAGACTCTCGAGTCggctcttctcctgctcttccCCTGGATGGCTTACCTCGTCGCGGAT GGTCTGGGCTACTCAGGAATCGTCGCCATCTGCTTCTGTGGCGTAACGATCGGGAAGTACGCCGTTCCTAAtctctcgacttctgcgCGCACCGCCTCTCGAA GTGTCTTCaactcgttttctctgttggcGGAAACGGTggttttcgccttcttgggtctcgccgtcttctccttcgaccAGCCTCTCCACGACGAACTGGCTGTTGGGCTGTACGTCCTCGGATTCGTTGCCACCTTCTCCGCGCGGGCCGTCAGTGTCTTCGTCACATGCACGTTGATCAATCTTTTTCGGACGAACGCGAAAATCACTCCGCAGCAGCAACTCGCTCTCGTGCTTTGCGGCCTGCGAGGCGCCATCG CTTTTGCGTTGTCGGAGAGAGCGCGTCGAGATTTCGGCGGAAAGGAAGGCGcagctctcctttctctcaccctctttctcgccctcTTCACCATTCTCGTACTCG GTCCTTCGCTGGTGTTTATTTTGGATCGTTTGGGCATTTTCGAGAAGCATGTTCCACATCGCTCGAGCTCTTCTCTGGAAGGCGGTCGCGTCGGGCGCCTCGACTCAGACGTGGAACTCATACGCACATCCTCGCAGAGCACAGCAGATTTTTCTCTTCCggacttctcttctgcaaGACGGAGAGATCGTATGCGACGTCAaagtcgagaggaagacagcgacgtCGACGACATGACTCGCGGCACCTGTGGAGGCCTCAagaggcttcttctccacctcgaTCGCAG ATTCATGATTCCGCTGTTGACGCACAGCGACAGTCGGCACGGTGTGTCGGCGCGTTTTGCGGGTGCTCGCtttccctcgttttttcgGGACCTTCAGCGGgagtctgtgtcttcttcttcggcgtcgaGTTCGAGCGTTTTTTCGAGTTTCCCTGGCCTCTCAAAGTCGAAAACTTCCCCGGGCTCTGcgccgtctccctcctctcgcgACAGCCGGCGCGGCTTGTTCACCTCGCCTGCGTATATGCGCGTACCTACCTTCGCCAGCGCCTCGAGTCTCCCCGGCTTCCCAggcgaaaagcgagaaagtgGGCTCTCCTGGGACGACCTCCGCCGCTCGCtaggtgtacatacacccgaggGTTTGCGCCGCCAGCAGGGGGAGGGCGGCGCGCGGGAGGTCGCGATGACGGCTCTCCCTCTGAAGGGTCGCCAGGCGCCAGGCCTCCGCGCCGAGgcgagtggagagacagaggagagaaggcccTCGGGAAAGGTCTCCGCGCGATGCGAAGCCaagggaggagacacggaTGACGAGGACGCACCGAGATTCAGGGCGCCgggactggagagagacgagatgCGCggtcgagagaggagagaagacgagagaagccgcgagggAAGTTGCGGGAGAGGTGAACGTGAGACGGGTGTAGAAGACCCTTTCACAGAGGAAGACTTCGACGACGTTCGAGTCGCTCTCCCTGACGCACTTCGCgcctccgctcttctttcggACAGCGAAAACCAAGAATTTcactctgaagaagaaagctgGACCGAACGCATTGAGTCCTTCTCTGCGACCCCGGAGTCTCTACCGGTCGTCGTCGGACGCGGAGGCatgcgaggagacaggcgaagagacagcattTCCGAGGAGATGCGAGACAGAGTGCCCGAGAAGGCGGGCGCTCAAGGATTTGAATTGCAGAATGGATGGCAGCCGAACGGACACCAAAACGGAGTTGAACGCGAAACAGACGCGAGGGAAACCATCGTTGGAAAGAGACAAGTGCTCTGA
- a CDS encoding CorA family Mg2+ transporter protein (encoded by transcript TGME49_305190~Predicted trans-membrane domain (TMHMM2.0):784-807:818-841) — MARRRAPGEVEEKGAARNRDSGAEETERGLAREGASNRSEKRSPLVSSLRGRDSGENTEKADGDEADEAQADADDSRVVSSSVSEEGNNSNGKRGAVETSESADLSPSRLSPSSSLVPSIASPLVSSSSLSSLSPSVYDASPFAPFACDVSLSRRGDRSSSDPSSVHSSSGGLSASRHLSSPRLSSAPAHGSPSLSSLHKDAAAASMARTPFPPYKVFPAEERTADERCLLPSENPRLDVPLLSPPAGSEISVSQPRSPHAACFYSWRRAGAPAPGGGEASHAATPNSFQIPKSRPAVSQAASRVRRLQVLEIARGTCRRHLLQTSELLRLVHSHNRRGVVEDAAVGALKLRDLRQVIGRCAAQRPSVELRRNCVLVNLPYVKCILLCSRILLLSSDTESAPNHPPSSLHVSHGSPKFFSFSRVFSQAPLGSASPFASHPSSSLPSSSLPSSSSSHSFFRPPALRPRESASSLLEEDGAWSVRARHRCGAQGSATAVGGEGTPAVAEEPLLLAEREEGRREEQAKRRGRGGGVREQRQGKTARRCGENEAANEGGDNREREEQARSRSRREWTEDCLAWTPKLEDETVSSAESPAEECGFFWGEEKDENEHKLLTKLVRLSAASGDAGDGPFEFVALEAILVHVCDALKSELEPISLASTNLLRFIHEQPSSTRKLRKVGDLRRRLGCVRDKARGIDQALRELLDSEDDLRRLQVSRFWEHEKEWERPSRNAHAEEVEILLECYQQEIDALLQSILRRDEALDDALQLMELHLASIRNAFLKSELALDIIGVLFSGIAAFAGLFGMNIRSGWEEEENAFWAISLVVAVLSLATVVLVYIWFKRQKL; from the exons ATGGCACGCCGTCGAGCCCCGGGCgaggtggaggagaaaggagcggcgaggaacagagactctggagcagaggagacagaacgaggtCTGGCGAGAGAGGGCGCGAGCAACAGGTCGGAGAAGCGCTCTCCTCTTGTGTCCTCTCTTCGCGGCCGAGACTCAGGggagaacacagagaaagcagacggagacgaggcggATGAAGCGCAGGCCGACGCAGATGACTCGCGAGTggtgtcttcctctgtgtctgaggaaggaaacaacTCGAACGGAAAAAGAGGCGCTGTAGAGACATCCGAGAGCGCAGacctctccccttctcgcctctctccttcctcttctctcgtccctTCGAttgcctcgcctctcgtctcctcttcttccctctcttccctgtctccttcggtcTACGACGCGAGTCCGTTTGCGCCCTTCGCCTgcgacgtctctctctccaggcgtggagacagaagttCCTCGGATCCGTCGTCTGTTCACTCTTCTTCCGGtggcctctctgcttctcgacatctgtcttctccgcgtctctcctctgcgccgGCTCACGGGTCTccgagtctctcttcgctgcacAAGGACGCTGCCGCAGCCTCGATGGCGAGGACGCCGTTTCCTCCCTACAAAGTCTTTCCGGCTGAAGAGCGAACTGCAGACGAAcgctgtctgcttccttctgaAAATCCGCGCCTCGAtgtgcctctcctctctccccccgCTGGCTCCGAAATCTCCGTCTCGCAGCCGCGCTCGCCGCATGCTGCCTGCTTCTACTCTTGGCGCCGCGCGGGGGCGCCTGCGCCGGGCGGCGGCGAggcttcgcatgcagcgacgccGAACTCTTTTCAA ATACCGAAGAGCCGCCCTGCTGTGAGCCAAGCGGCGTCGCGCGTCCGGCGCTTGCAGGTGCTCGAAATCGCTCGCGGGACTTGCAGGCGGCACCTCTTGCAGACTTCGGAGCTTCTCCG actcGTGCATTCGCACAATCGCCGCGGAGTGGTGGAGGACGCCGCAGTTGGCGCGTTGAAGTTGCGAGATCTGCGACAAGTGATCGGAAG ATGCGCGGCGCAGCGGCCGAGCGTCGAGCTGCGACGGAACTGCGTACTCGTAAACCTGCCGTACGTGAAGTGCATTCTTTTATGTTCTCGgattctccttctttcctcggaCACCGAGAGCGCACCCAACcatcctccttcttctctgcacgTTTCGCACGGTTCCCCGAaattcttctcgttttcgcgGGTCTTCTCGCAAGCGCCTCTCGGCTCGGCGtctcccttcgcttctcatccctcgtcttctcttccctcttcctctctcccctcttcttcgagttcgCATTCGTTTTTTCGGCCTCCTGCTCTGCGCCCGAGGGAGTCCGCATCGTCCCTCCTCGAGGAGGACGGCGCCTGGAGCGTGCGGGCGCGGCACCGCTGTGGAGCCCAAGGCTCCGCGACCGCGGTCGGAGGCGAGGGGACACCCGCCGTCGCGGAagagcctcttcttctggccGAAAGGGAGGAAGGTCGGCGCGAAGAGCaggcgaaacggagaggcCGGGGCGGCGGTGTGCGCGAGCAACGCCAGGGGAAAACAGCTCGACGCTGTGGAGAAAATGAAGCTGCGaacgaaggcggagacaaTCGGGAGCGCGAGGAACAGGCGCGaagccgcagccgccgcgaGTGGACGGAAGACTGCCTCGCCTGGACGCCTAAACTCGAAGACGAG ACGGTGTCGAGTGCAGAGAGCCCCGCTGAGGAGTGCGGCTTCTTttggggagaggagaaagacgaaaacgagcACAAGCTCCTCACCAAGCTGGTTCGTCTCTCGGCCGCAAGTGGAGACGCGGGCGACGGACCCTTCGAATTTGTGGCTCTCGAGGCGATTCTCGTCCAC GTGTGTGACGCCCTCAAGAGCGAGTTGGAGCCCATTTCCCTCGCGTCGACAAATCTCCTGCGGTTTATTCACGAACAGCCAAGCAGCACGCGCAAGCTACGGAAG GTTGGGGATTTGCGTCGGCGGCTGGGTTGCGTCCGCGACAAGGCTCGAGGGATCGACCAAGCTCTGCGCGAGTTGCTAGACTCCGAAGACGACTTGCGGCGTCTGCAAGTGAGTCGTTTCTGGGAGCACGAGAAGGAGTGGGAGAGGCCCTCGCgcaacgcgcatgcagaggaagtGGAAATTCTCCTCGAATGCTACCAACAGGAAATCGACGCGCTGTTGCAG TCAATCCTTCGCCGGGATGAGGCGCTGGACGACGCCCTGCAGCTCATGGAGTTGCATCTGGCGTCGATTCGAAACGCCTTTCTGAAGAGCGAACTCGCGCTGGACATCATCGGAGTCCTCTTTTCCGGCATTGCAGCTTTTGCAGGACTTTTTGGCATGAACATCCGCAGTGGatgggaagaagaggagaacgccTTCTGGGCGATTTCgctcgtcgtcgctgtccTCAGTCTCGCCACAGTCGTGCTCGTCTACATATGGTTCAAGAGGCAAAAGCTCTGA